The sequence CAGCCCGCCTGCTCCGGAGAAGAACATCGCGGCGACCAGCAGCAACACTCTCGGGTTCCGGATAGGGGCCAGGCGGGCCGCGAGGTCCGAGGGCTCCCCGCCGGGCACCGAGGGCGCGAACAGGTGCGCGAGCACGAGCACGATCGCGGCCACGGCCGCGATGAGCACGAACGTCGCGCGCCACGACAGTGCCTCACCGAGAAACGCCCCGAGCGGCACACCGGTGAACAGGGCGACGGTGAGACCGGCGGTGACGACGGCGAGGTAGCGGCCACGCCGGTCTTCCGGCGCCGCCGTGCCCGCGATCGCCATGCACGTCGGGGACACCACGGCGGCGGCGAGTCCCGCCACGATGCGAAGGCCCAGTGTGAGGGCGAAGTCGTCGCTGAGCGCCACCGCGGCGTTGGCGAGAACGAAGACGAGCAGTCCGGAGGTGAGCAGCCTCTTGCGATCGAGGCGGTCGGTCAGCACAGCCAGAACCGGGGCGCCGAGTGCGAACGCGAGCGCGAACGCGGTGACAAGCTGGCCCGCTGTGCCCGCCGACACCCCGAGGTCGTCCGCGACCGAGGGAAGGAGGCCCGCGATCACGAACTCGTCGGTGCCGAGCGCGAGCATGCCGACGAACAGGGTCGGCAACCAGATGGAATGTCGAGCGGGCACTTTTCTCCTATGTTCGTCGAACGTCGAACGATCTTGGCGCACTGTAGTCTGCCGGCATGGCTGCCGCAACACACCCGGATCTCGAGGCCGTTGATCTGCCGGCTGTCCTCCACGCGCTGGCCGATCCGGTCAGGCTCGGCCTGGTCCGGCTCCTCAGCGACGGTGAGGAACGGGCCTGGGGCCAGCTGGACGCCCCCGTCGCCAAGTCAACGCTCAGCTATCACCTGAAGGTCTTGAGATCGGCGGGTATCACGCGGACCAGGGAGGAAGGAACCCGCTGTTTCGTGCGTCTGCGCGGTTCCGAACTGGAACGGCGGTTCCCCGGATTGCTGGAGAGCGTGATCGACCTGGCTTCCTCGGACGGCGGTGTCGCCAAGGTCGGCCTCCGGTCCGGCTGACCGGGCCGATCGATCGCCGGTGTGAGCCGGGAGCCGATTCAGTAGAGCATCCCGGTGCGCCGCAACACGACCCACTGCTCGCCGGGCCGGTCAACGACCACCGGGTACCACCTCGGCCGCACCGCGGCGACCAGCTCGTCGCCCCTCTCGATGAGTGAGCTCACGGCGGGTTCACCCACGACGATGAGAGCCGACCAGTCGATGTGCGACATGAGGAAATCCTCCGTGACCCCGAACCGGTCGCCGAGGAGTGTGACCAGGTCGTGTCCGCTGTCAGGCCCCGCCTGGACGTCACCGACGTCGGGCACCGCGCCGCTGCCGGCGTCGTCCGCGCCGTCCTCACCGTCGTGCCCATCCGCGTGCCCGCCGTCGTCGAAGTCCTCGCCGTCGTCGAAGTCGTCGCCGTCCTCGAAGTCGCTGTCCTCGTCGTCTCGCCGTTCGCTCCACACGTGCTTGTCCAGCCGGTAGATCCGCGTGCAGAGGTCGAAAGCCTGTTCGTCGGACATGATCAGAGTGACGGAACGGCCGTCCACCAGAGTGAAGGTGAGTTCAGCCTCGGGAGTTCCGTTGGAACCGGGTTCGGCTTCGACCTCTCCCGCTACCTCGGAGGCGATCGCCGAGGGCGCGGGGCTTTCCGATCCCGCGCCGAGTGAGGGCAGGTTCGCGGCCATGTCCACGATGCAGCGGGCCGCCGTCCAGAACGCCGTCTTGTCGTCGAAGTCCGTGCGGCTGGACGTGAGGGTGCGCCCGATCCCCAGCGGCTCGACCCTGGCGTTCACCGAACCCTTGCCGGACTTGTTGTCCCAGACAGCGAAGACCGTCACATTGTTCGCGAGTCGTTTGCGGTAGTTCTCGATGTGGTCGTGCCGGGCGAGGTCCCAGCCGCCCACGGATTCGGGCCAGTCGTCCACACTCACGAACGGCATCCCTTTCGACGGTGCACGACCGGAGCGGCCGCGCACATGGATCAGGTCTTCGCTGCGACGCGCGGTGCGCGCTCGCCGTTCCCGCTGGATCATGACCGCCGGATCTTCGTGCCGTGTGACGGATTCCGGCCGGCCACTCGATCGACGCCGCGACGGGTCGGAACCTGGACCCTGTGTTCCGGAGAAGCCCTGGTCGAGAAGGTCTCCACTTCCCTGTCTTGGATGCGTACTGTGATGAGGTGTCGTTCCGCTACTACGTGTACATCAGCGATGACAAGATCGACATGCTGCTCTCGCAGATCGATCCCGCGCTGACCAGAAAGCGCACCACCGAGGTCAGCGTGAGCCTTCCGCTGCTCGGGGCGAAGCGCGGCGTCGAGGCGCCGTCGGGGTCCGACCGCATCGCGAGGCTGGAGCGCGTCGTCCGGCACCTGCACGACTTCGGTGATCTGGGATCGGTCGCGGAGCCGGGACAGTTCTTCGGCGGAATCCTGCCGATGCGCTGGGGCCCGTTCCACGGAACGTCGCTTGTGTACTTCGGGGGCGAGATCGACGGCACCGTCGTCGGCCTCGGCGGTTCGGGCAAGCATGTCCTCGGCAGCTCCTCGGAGCGGGACGCGGAGGGCGTGCCACGCTCGGTCACGCCTAACCTGCTGGACGGGCTGGCGGCCGAGCCGGAGATCGGTGACCTTCTCGGGGTGGGCACCGGTGCCGACGACGAGGCGTTGCGTGCCGTCGAACTCGCCACGGCGAACCTGCGCGGCCCGCTCCAGAACGTCGAATTCGTCGCCAAACGACTGCTGTCCGGGTGTCTCGGCAGCCGCCGTGTCGTGCTGGGTAGTCCGCTGTACGTGGCGCTGGCGGACTGATGGCGATCTGGCTTCCCGGGCAGGTGGTGCACGGCCTCTACGAGGTTCGTGACGTCATCACCAGCGGAGGCATGGGCGTGGTCTACCACGTGTGGCACAGGGGCTGGAACGTCGATCTCGCGGTCAAGGTGCCCCGGCCCGGCCTCGTCGCCTCCGCGGAAGCCGTGCGGGGGTTCGAGGCCGAGGCACAACGCTGGGTCGAACTCGCCCCGCATCCGCACGTGGTGGACTGCGTCTACGTGCGCAGGCTTGCCGACCTGCCCCACGTGTTCGCCGAGTGGGCAGACGGCGGCAGTCTCGCCGACGCGATCAGGACCCGTCGCCTGCACCGGGGCGGGCTACCCGCGCTGCTCGACGTCGCGGTGCAGAGCGCGTGGGGACTCGCCCACGCACACGCGAGCGGTCTGATCCACCAGGACGTCAAGCCTGCCAACATCCTGCTCCTCGGCCACGGCACAGCCAAGATCACCGACTTCGGCCTCGCCCGCGCCAGGGTCGCCGCGGGCGAGCGGCCGTCCGGCTCGGAACTCGTGAGCTGCGGCGGTCTGACCCCGGCCTACTGCTCGCCGGAACAGGCGCGCGCCGCACGTGGCGAGGGCATCGGTCTCACCCGCGCCACCGACGTGTGGTCGTGGGCGCTGAGCGTCGTCGAGATGTTCACCGGCCGACCACCGGTGCGCGACGGCGAGCTGGCCGCCGACGCGCTGTCCCGCCTCGCGGAGGGCGCTGGCGACGACCCGGTGATACCCCGGATGCCGACTCAGGTGGTGGAGCTGCTCGCCCGGTGTTTCGCGCCCGATCCCGGCGAGCGGCCCTCCGACCTGACGGAGGTGGCCGACGATCTCGCCGGGGTCTACGAGGAGCTGACCGGACAGCCGTATTCCCGGCAGCAACCTCCCGCGGCCCGGCTGCTCGCCGACGGGCTGTCGAACCGGGCACTGTCCCTGCTCGACCTCGGGCTGGCCGACCGCGCGGAGCGGCTGTGGGACGAGGCGCTGCGCGCTGACCCCCACCATCCCCACACCGTCTACAACCGGGGGCTGCACCACTGGCGGGCGGGACGGCTCAGCGACGCCCGGCTCGTGGCCCGCATGGAGGAGATGAGGGAGAACCACGAGGGCGACTGGATCGACGACTACCTGCTCGGCCTCGTGCACCTGGAGCGGGGCGACAGGGAGAAGGCTCTGGCGCTGCTGGCCTCGGTGGCGGAGGACGCTGGGAACATCCCCGAGATCACCGCGGCGGTCGAGGCAGCCAGAGCACTCCCACCGGTGCCGGAGCCGGCCGTGCTCGCCAGCGGGCAGGACTGGAGCGCGGTGAGCGCCGTCAGCGCGGACGGCCGGGTCTGCGCGGGCAGTGTCACGGACGCGGGTTCGGGACAGTGGTCAGGGTGGTCAGGGCGGTCAGGGCGGGACGGTGAACGCGGCGTCGTGCGGGTGTGGCGGCTGGATACGACAGCGGCGCCGCGTACCTTCCCCGCGCACGCCGGACGGCTGTACGACCTCGGGCTGAGCGCCGATGGGAGCGTGCTGGCCTCGTGCGGGCAGGACGGCGAGATCCTGGTGTGGGACACCGGAGCCGGGACGCTGCGGCACCGAATCCGCAGTCCGTCGGGTGTCGCCCGCTCTGTGGCCGTGAGCCCCGAAGGCACCTCGCTCGTCGCGGCGGCCGACGACGGCGCGGTGTGGCTGTGGGACCTGGAGGACGGCAGCCTCGTCCGCACCGTGCAACGCCCGCACACCACCGGTTTCGGTATCGCGGTGGCGATGACGGAGGGTCGCGTCGTGCGCTGGGAGTCCCACCACGTGCGAATCCGGGTCTGGGATCCCGCAGGCCATCTGCTGCGGGTGCTGCGCCTTCCGCGATCGACCGCGCTGCTCTCGCCAGGCGGCAGGTTCGCGCTGGTGGGCGCGGAGAGCGGGTTTGAGGTGTGGGACACCGAGGAAGCCGCCCCCGTCCGCGCGGTCCCACTGGACACAAAGGACATCAGGCCGCGTGCGATCAGCGGTGACGGCCGTACCGTGCTGCTCTCCACGCCTGCCGAGACGCAGGTGTGGTCTCTCGACGAGGACCGCTGCGTTCGTGCTCTGCCCCACACCTGCGAGCACGGGGCACTCGACGCACAAGGGCGCAGAGCCGTCATCGGGCACGAGCAGCTGATCGCGCTGCCGGTGCCGAGGCTGGGTCCCTCGGCCGCGTGGAGCTACCCGAGGCACCGGTCGGCGACGGAATACACGACCGTGGCCGACAGGGTGCGCCGCGCACTGCGGAGGGCCGACCGGCGCATCGCCGACGGCGCGCTGACCGCTGCGGCGCGTGTGCTGCGGCAGGCCCTCACCCTGCCCGGATACGAGCGAAATCGTGAACTGCTCGACCGGTGGGCGCACATCGGACGGAAAGGGCGGCGCACCGGAGTGCTCACCGTGTGGCAGCGCTTCGAGCTGCCACACGCCTTCGAACACCGGGTCTCGCGCACCGCGTCCGCCGACGACCAGCGCTGGCTCTTCCACGCCGCACTCAGCCGCCACGCGCTGAGCCGCGACGGTTCCGCCCTGCTCACCGGAGATGTGGTGTGGGATCTGAGCACAGGGCGGCGCCTGCTGCGGTTGAGTGCGGAAGGGCTCGAACTCAGGGGGAGAACGCTCAGCCCGGACGGCACCACGGCGGTCGCCGGTTGCGCGGACCGGCGGGTACGGGTGTGGGACACCGGTAGCGGACAGCTCCGCGCCGTCCTCACCGGTCACCGGGACGAGGTCGTGGCCGTGGCGGTCAGCGCGGATGGCGCACTGCTCGTGTCCGCATGCCGCCGGAGGAAGGTCAGGGTGTGGGAGCTCGCGAGTGGCGCCTGCCTTCGGGTGCTCAGTGGTTTCTCCGGCGAGATCGATGAGGTCGCGTTCAGTCACGACGCTCGGCTCGTGTTCGCGGTCGGCAAGCGTGGCACGGCCGCCGTGTGGGACACCGAAACCGGGCGATTCCTGCGCATCCTGCCTGGCAAACCGAGACATGTCGGGCCGTGGCTGGTGAGTGTGGACGGTGGCACCGCGATGTCCGTGGGATTCGGCGAGCGGACGTTGTGGGTGGTGGACCCGCGCACCCAGGACTTTCGCGACGTCCTGACCTGCAACCCGGAACCTGTGTTGTGGCTGGCGGTGAGCGCGGACGGCCGCCGCGCCCACACGGCAGGCGAGGACGGCGCTGTGCGGGTGTTCGCGGTCGCCGAGGGGGAACTCGCTGCCGAACTCACCGGGCACGACGGCGCGGCGCGGATGCTCGCGCCATGTGCGGACGACCGGTTCACGCTGTCCTGCGGCGACGACGGCACGGTGCGGGTCTGGGATCTCGACGCGGGCACCTGCCTGCGCACGCTAACAGGTCACACCAACGAGGTCGTGTGGCTCGGCCTGAGCGCCGACGCGAGGACGGCGGTGTCGGTGGGTGTTGATCACACGGTGGTCTGGCGGCTGGAATGGGACTACGAGTTCCCGCAGCCCTCGGACTGGCATGAGGCCGCGCGGCCGCATGTCGAGGCGTTCCTCGCACGTGCGGCACTGGGGCGCGTCGAGCGGCGGACGCTGTTCGACGCGCTGGCCGACGCGGGACTGGGTTGGTTGCGTACCGAGGAGATCGAGCGGAGGGCGGCAAGGTGACGGTCGGGTCGTGTGTGGGATGGGGGTGCGGGCGGCTGGTCTCCATGACCGAGCTGCGTCAGGCCAATCCGGTGGCGCTGGCCGAACCCGAGGTGTGGGCCGTGGAGTTCCGGATCTGCGTGGACTGCAAATCCACGCTGTGCGACCGGTGTGTCCACAAGCAAAGTGGCAGGTTGCGCGGGCCGAGCTGTCCACGATGTGCCGGAAGGCTGGTGGACGGAAGGCGGCGATGGTCACGCGTGTTCGAGCGGCCCGATCCGCCCGAGGTGATCGCCTACCAGGAGGGCATGGCGCGCGGGGAGGCAGGTAGGTGGGAGGAGGCTCTGAGGGAGTTCGACACGGCGCTGCGGCTGCGGCCCTCCTATCCGCACGCGCTGCTGTACCGGGCTGTGACGCTGCGCCAACTGGGTCGCACGGACGAGGCCGTGTCCGTGCTCGACGACCTCCTTCGTCTCGATCCCCGCAACGCGCAGGCGGCGTTCGACAAGGGTGCCGCGCTGTCGTCGGCGGGCCGTGCCGACGAGGCGGCCGATGCCTACCGCACCGCCATCGGTATCGAGCCGGGCTATGGCTCGGCCAGGGTGAACCTGGCGATCCTGCTGCTCGACAGGGGAGAGGCACCCGTAGCCCTCAAGCTGTGCGAGGAGGCTGTCCGCCTTTTCGAGACAGGAGAGCAGGCCGAGAACGCCGCGCTGCTGGCCTACGCGCTGGCGGCGGAGGGTGCGGCGCTGCTGGCGTGCGGACGTCCTCGCGAGGCGCTGGATCGCCTCGACCGGGCCGTGGACGAAGGTCTCGAAGACCCGCAGACCCACCACAACCGGGCGCGGGCACTGGAGGCGCTGGGGCGACACGACGAGGCCGCCCAGGCCCGCAGACTGGCCGAGGACCTGGCGAGGTACCAGTAGCCGCCAGCGGTCTCGGGCACGCGGAGGCGCCCGCGGCTTCGACGTGCAAGGGCACACGACGGGATAACGGGGTGCGATGACCGCGTTGCCGGGCCGGATCGACGTGATGAGACGATCCGAGATCGAGGATCTCGGCATGACCCGGGGGGAGAGTCTTCCGTTGAACAGGACCACGCAGGCCTTCCGTACCCTTCGACAGAACCTCAAGTACTCCGAAGGCCTGATCGACGGTGGCGAGCGGCTGGAGCAGCAGCACGTCACTGAATTCGACGTCACAGACCTGTACCGTTCGGCGTGGGTCATGGCGGTCGGCGCTCTGGACCACTGGGTCTTCGAGGAAGTTCACCATCGAGCGCTGCACCTGCTGCTGCAACCCACGAAGGACAAGCCCAGCAGATTGGCGAAGCTGGAACTTCCTCTCTCGCTGTTCGACAGGGTGTATCACGACGGCGCGTCGCTGCGCGACGAGTTCGACCGCTTCCTCCGCGAGACTTTCCGTTACCGCTCCTTCCAGTCCCCTGACAAGATCGCGGAAGCCTTTGGTCATGTCTTCAAGGGCAGCCGGTTCTGGCACGCTGTGGCACAACAGATGCGCGCCGAAACCGGTGGCACCGTTACCGCCGACAGCATCAGGGAGAGGCTCTCCCACATCGTCCAGCGGCGTAACCAGATCGTCCACCAGGCGGATCTCGACCCGGGTACGCCCGGACAGCGAGCGGCGATCAAGGCCGACGAGGCGAGAAGCGTCGTCACCTACCTTGAAAACCTCGCCGCGCATATCGTCATGACGCTCGGCCCCGCGTCATGACAGCCTCCGGTAGCGGATGAACAGCTCGCGCAACGACGTCACGCCCTCCTTGGTCTCGACCTGCCAGAAGTTCTCGATGTTGCCCGCGGCACCGGCAGCGACGGAGGCGGTCGCGAGGCTTGGGTAGATCTCTCCGTCCATCCGGATCCGGCCGTCGGCGAGAATGGTGGCCGCGACGTCCGCCTCGGCCGCGTACATGCGCGCGCCCTCTTCGATCAGCCCGCTGGTGAGGAGGTCGCCGAGCACGGTCACCTTTCCTCCGGACATGTCGTGATCACGCTCGACATAGGTGCGGGTCGGGGGATCGTAGTGGGGCTGGTAGGACACCTCCCCCAGTTTGTCGAAGGCGTCATGGACGACGGCGGCCATGCCGCGGCGCCGCTGTTCGAGGAACGTGTCGTAATCGAGTTTCTCCCAACCGTCCGGAACTGCATGCAGGTAGCGTTGCTTGTCGAGGCGAGATTCTGAAAGGCGAGCCGCCCGTACCTGCTCCGGCCAGTACTCGCTGGGGGCGCGGTCGCCGATGACCACGTCGCTGGCCCACTCCACGATCGCCATGTTCGCGATCTGATTGATTTCCTTCACGGTCTGGAGCCCGAGCGAGTTCCGCAGGAAACCTCGGGGGAACAGATGCTGGCGCTCCACGGTGTTGTTCGCGAGCAGGGCTGGGTCCATCTGACTTCGGATCTTGGTTTTGCTGAGCAGGACGTCGGCGTCAAGGATGTTCAGCGCGGCGAGGTAGCTGAACAGCGCCGGAGAACCTGAGGCTGATGTGCTGAGATCGTTGGGAAGTGTGATCTTCCAGAAGTCGTGTGTGAGGGTGTCGGAGACCACCTTGTCCATGCGGCGCAGGAACTCGTCGCCGTTTCGAACTTCACCAGGGCCGAGGAGTGCGAGGTCCGCTTCCGCTCGGCTTTCGAATGACCCGGTGTAGCGGCTGGTGATCTGTGCCATGAAGAACCAGCGGGCGACGGCATCGCGAAGCCGTTCCGGAGCGATGCCGTGGTCGATGCGCCCGATGAGCCAGAGTGCGTAGCTGTAGACGATGGTGTTCCGGCTCGAAATGATGCGGGCGCTGCGAAAACCAGCGTGTTCGAGGCACCGCAGGAACTCGTGCCAGTTCGAGATGTCGAGTACCTGTTCCTGAGCGCGTTGCAGCCGGGCGAACTGTTCCTCGCGTTGAGCCGAGTCGAGCATTCCTCCACGCATGTCGTGTCCGCGAAGCAGCGAGTACACGGCTTTGAGCACGGCCCGCCGGAACGCGACCGCGATGCTCGTTCGCAACAACTGCGAGGGGCGTGGCTGTAGATGCCAGTTGAACGACGACGCCGACGTGGTACTGGGCACGCGGCTGGACCGCGAGAACTGTTCCAGTTCCCGGCGTCCTGAGTCCCAGAACACCGACATCAACGTGAGGATGAAGTCGGACTGGTTGAGCGGTGTGCCTTTGCTGTTGATGCGGACGAAGATGTCCGCGACGGCCTCCGGCTCGACGGAGGAGGACAACTCCACCGCGTGAAACGTGTAGCCGAGGATGTCGTGGAGTTGGTCGATGGCTGTGGCGAGATGGTCCTGCTCGTCCTCATCGACGGTGCGCCGTTCTCCCAGACGGGAGAGGAAGCGATTGATCGTTTTGTTGGTTCCCCTCTGGCCCAGCACGAGCGAGATGTCGGGGATGTACTCCGGGTCCTTCTCGATCGCGGCATCGCAGACCTGGAAAGCCCCGTCGGCGGGCCGGAAAGCGATGCGGACACGCACCTCCTGGTACTTCTCGTTCACCACGGCGCTACCGGTGATCGCGGCGAAGAGGGAGGTGAGTCGCTGTTGGCCGTCCACGACGAGAAGGTGTGGAATGGTTTGCTTCCGGTCGTCTCCGATCTGCCGGGCACCGGCTTGGGCACCCGTTTCCCACAGGTGCAGGCTTCCGACGGGAAATCCCCGGTAGAGCGAGTCGAAAAGGTCACGCACCTTGCTGGCGTCCCAGACGAACGGCCGCTGGAGGTCGGGGAGTCCGACCTC comes from Saccharomonospora xinjiangensis XJ-54 and encodes:
- a CDS encoding MFS transporter; protein product: MPARHSIWLPTLFVGMLALGTDEFVIAGLLPSVADDLGVSAGTAGQLVTAFALAFALGAPVLAVLTDRLDRKRLLTSGLLVFVLANAAVALSDDFALTLGLRIVAGLAAAVVSPTCMAIAGTAAPEDRRGRYLAVVTAGLTVALFTGVPLGAFLGEALSWRATFVLIAAVAAIVLVLAHLFAPSVPGGEPSDLAARLAPIRNPRVLLLVAAMFFSGAGGLAFYNYLGAILDDRLGATPGEVAFALIVVGVIGVVAVFLGGSLSDRLGPRRASALVLGGHCLALGAVAIHLHSAGELGAATFALVAVWSVFAWGLSPVMQAAVLGASGSRPMAAMSLGISGLYGGSAVGAAVGGYLFDQHGPALIPVAGTAFLAVAVLSAVLGTRPARLTGDVAQGTEGTEGEEGAERPVNRHSRS
- a CDS encoding ArsR/SmtB family transcription factor — protein: MAAATHPDLEAVDLPAVLHALADPVRLGLVRLLSDGEERAWGQLDAPVAKSTLSYHLKVLRSAGITRTREEGTRCFVRLRGSELERRFPGLLESVIDLASSDGGVAKVGLRSG
- a CDS encoding DUF7019 family protein — encoded protein: MSFRYYVYISDDKIDMLLSQIDPALTRKRTTEVSVSLPLLGAKRGVEAPSGSDRIARLERVVRHLHDFGDLGSVAEPGQFFGGILPMRWGPFHGTSLVYFGGEIDGTVVGLGGSGKHVLGSSSERDAEGVPRSVTPNLLDGLAAEPEIGDLLGVGTGADDEALRAVELATANLRGPLQNVEFVAKRLLSGCLGSRRVVLGSPLYVALAD
- a CDS encoding protein kinase domain-containing protein; this encodes MAIWLPGQVVHGLYEVRDVITSGGMGVVYHVWHRGWNVDLAVKVPRPGLVASAEAVRGFEAEAQRWVELAPHPHVVDCVYVRRLADLPHVFAEWADGGSLADAIRTRRLHRGGLPALLDVAVQSAWGLAHAHASGLIHQDVKPANILLLGHGTAKITDFGLARARVAAGERPSGSELVSCGGLTPAYCSPEQARAARGEGIGLTRATDVWSWALSVVEMFTGRPPVRDGELAADALSRLAEGAGDDPVIPRMPTQVVELLARCFAPDPGERPSDLTEVADDLAGVYEELTGQPYSRQQPPAARLLADGLSNRALSLLDLGLADRAERLWDEALRADPHHPHTVYNRGLHHWRAGRLSDARLVARMEEMRENHEGDWIDDYLLGLVHLERGDREKALALLASVAEDAGNIPEITAAVEAARALPPVPEPAVLASGQDWSAVSAVSADGRVCAGSVTDAGSGQWSGWSGRSGRDGERGVVRVWRLDTTAAPRTFPAHAGRLYDLGLSADGSVLASCGQDGEILVWDTGAGTLRHRIRSPSGVARSVAVSPEGTSLVAAADDGAVWLWDLEDGSLVRTVQRPHTTGFGIAVAMTEGRVVRWESHHVRIRVWDPAGHLLRVLRLPRSTALLSPGGRFALVGAESGFEVWDTEEAAPVRAVPLDTKDIRPRAISGDGRTVLLSTPAETQVWSLDEDRCVRALPHTCEHGALDAQGRRAVIGHEQLIALPVPRLGPSAAWSYPRHRSATEYTTVADRVRRALRRADRRIADGALTAAARVLRQALTLPGYERNRELLDRWAHIGRKGRRTGVLTVWQRFELPHAFEHRVSRTASADDQRWLFHAALSRHALSRDGSALLTGDVVWDLSTGRRLLRLSAEGLELRGRTLSPDGTTAVAGCADRRVRVWDTGSGQLRAVLTGHRDEVVAVAVSADGALLVSACRRRKVRVWELASGACLRVLSGFSGEIDEVAFSHDARLVFAVGKRGTAAVWDTETGRFLRILPGKPRHVGPWLVSVDGGTAMSVGFGERTLWVVDPRTQDFRDVLTCNPEPVLWLAVSADGRRAHTAGEDGAVRVFAVAEGELAAELTGHDGAARMLAPCADDRFTLSCGDDGTVRVWDLDAGTCLRTLTGHTNEVVWLGLSADARTAVSVGVDHTVVWRLEWDYEFPQPSDWHEAARPHVEAFLARAALGRVERRTLFDALADAGLGWLRTEEIERRAAR
- a CDS encoding tetratricopeptide repeat protein; this translates as MTELRQANPVALAEPEVWAVEFRICVDCKSTLCDRCVHKQSGRLRGPSCPRCAGRLVDGRRRWSRVFERPDPPEVIAYQEGMARGEAGRWEEALREFDTALRLRPSYPHALLYRAVTLRQLGRTDEAVSVLDDLLRLDPRNAQAAFDKGAALSSAGRADEAADAYRTAIGIEPGYGSARVNLAILLLDRGEAPVALKLCEEAVRLFETGEQAENAALLAYALAAEGAALLACGRPREALDRLDRAVDEGLEDPQTHHNRARALEALGRHDEAAQARRLAEDLARYQ
- a CDS encoding GmrSD restriction endonuclease domain-containing protein, giving the protein MTLFKNTTYTVGDLVHRIQRGEVGLPDLQRPFVWDASKVRDLFDSLYRGFPVGSLHLWETGAQAGARQIGDDRKQTIPHLLVVDGQQRLTSLFAAITGSAVVNEKYQEVRVRIAFRPADGAFQVCDAAIEKDPEYIPDISLVLGQRGTNKTINRFLSRLGERRTVDEDEQDHLATAIDQLHDILGYTFHAVELSSSVEPEAVADIFVRINSKGTPLNQSDFILTLMSVFWDSGRRELEQFSRSSRVPSTTSASSFNWHLQPRPSQLLRTSIAVAFRRAVLKAVYSLLRGHDMRGGMLDSAQREEQFARLQRAQEQVLDISNWHEFLRCLEHAGFRSARIISSRNTIVYSYALWLIGRIDHGIAPERLRDAVARWFFMAQITSRYTGSFESRAEADLALLGPGEVRNGDEFLRRMDKVVSDTLTHDFWKITLPNDLSTSASGSPALFSYLAALNILDADVLLSKTKIRSQMDPALLANNTVERQHLFPRGFLRNSLGLQTVKEINQIANMAIVEWASDVVIGDRAPSEYWPEQVRAARLSESRLDKQRYLHAVPDGWEKLDYDTFLEQRRRGMAAVVHDAFDKLGEVSYQPHYDPPTRTYVERDHDMSGGKVTVLGDLLTSGLIEEGARMYAAEADVAATILADGRIRMDGEIYPSLATASVAAGAAGNIENFWQVETKEGVTSLRELFIRYRRLS